One Mastacembelus armatus chromosome 10, fMasArm1.2, whole genome shotgun sequence DNA window includes the following coding sequences:
- the cfl1 gene encoding cofilin-1, with the protein MASGVKVTDEVIAVFNDMKVRKAQANEDEKRKRKKAVLFCLSKDLKNIVLDDGKEILLGDLGTTVNDPYQHFVNMLPPNDCRYALYDATYETKETKKEDLVFIFWAPENAPLKSKMIYASSKDAIKRKFEGIKHEWQVNGFEDLKDRHTLAEKLGGSSVISLEGSPL; encoded by the exons GCCTCCGGTGTGAAAGTCACAGATGAAGTTATTGCAGTCTTCAATGACATGAAGGTGCGTAAGGCTCAGGCGAATGAGGAcgagaagaggaagaggaagaaggccGTTCTGTTCTGCCTAAGCAAGGACCTCAAGAACATTGTCCTGGATGATGGCAAAGAGATTCTCCTGGGTGACTTGGGAACCACTGTTAATGACCCATATCAGCACTTTGTGAACATGCTGCCCCCCAACGACTGTCGTTATGCCCTGTATGATGCCACCTACGAgaccaaagaaacaaagaaggaGGACTTGGTCTTTATCTTCTG GGCTCCAGAGAATGCCCCTTTGAAGAGCAAGATGATCTATGCCAGCTCAAAAGATGCAATCAAGAGGAAATTTGAAG gTATTAAGCATGAGTGGCAGGTGAATGGTTTTGAAGACCTCAAAGACCGGCACACCCTGGCAGAAAAGCTTGGGGGCTCATCAGTAATCAGCCTGGAAGGATCTCCTTTATAA